Proteins co-encoded in one Campylobacter concisus genomic window:
- the abc-f gene encoding ribosomal protection-like ABC-F family protein, which translates to MALIDLIDVSKKFGANEILNAVNFSVNENEKIAIIGKNGSGKSTLMKIISGEVAADSGRRIVQNLISVEMLAQNPNFNATFSVRDALNNELKEIFDAISEYEKSGVLLANDPENKEILKEQERLLKFIEAKDGWNIEHKIERILQEFKLKEYENRPICSLSGGEIRRVALGALILKKPDVLLLDEPTNHLDVYMVKFLEDMLKGSNQSIVFISHDRYFIDALATRCVEVEDASLKNFEGGYANYLTKKEEILASLAKSHETLLKQLKAEEEWLRRGVKARLKRNEGRKERVLAMREEAKKNPGVIRRVRLELERASKNFNQTQSQNRKKMLFEFKNLSKSIDGKVLFEKFDARVLQGERIAIVGRNGSGKSTLLKILLGLEKPSSGEIKRGEVSIGYFDQARNVLDDEKSLIETFCPNGGDHVLVRGRNMHVYGYLKNFLFPKEFLDKKIGVLSGGEKNRVALALLFTKTYDVLVLDEPTNDLDIATINILEDYLQSFEGAILLVSHDRYFVDKMANKLWAFEGTKINVLHEEYSVYLELEDEMKELDKFEKELANSQNEAKQKNKTGAKLSYKQTQILNTYPDKISALEARVAELNEGLSDPKIYQEVGLTKLYEELEKAKAELESLENEYFEVLEIAEELE; encoded by the coding sequence ATGGCATTAATCGACCTGATAGACGTAAGTAAAAAATTTGGCGCAAACGAGATTTTAAACGCTGTAAATTTTAGTGTAAATGAAAATGAGAAAATAGCTATCATCGGCAAAAATGGCAGCGGCAAGAGCACGCTTATGAAGATCATCTCTGGTGAGGTGGCAGCAGATAGCGGCAGACGCATAGTGCAAAACCTAATAAGCGTCGAGATGCTAGCGCAAAATCCAAATTTTAACGCCACTTTTAGTGTAAGAGATGCGCTAAATAACGAGCTAAAGGAGATATTTGACGCGATAAGCGAGTACGAAAAGAGTGGTGTTTTACTAGCAAATGATCCTGAAAACAAAGAAATTTTAAAAGAGCAAGAGAGACTATTAAAGTTTATAGAGGCAAAGGATGGCTGGAATATCGAGCATAAGATCGAGCGAATTTTGCAAGAATTTAAGCTAAAAGAGTATGAAAATAGGCCCATTTGCTCACTAAGTGGCGGCGAGATCAGACGCGTGGCACTGGGTGCACTCATCCTTAAAAAGCCAGATGTGCTGCTACTTGATGAGCCAACAAACCACCTTGATGTTTACATGGTCAAATTTCTTGAAGATATGCTAAAGGGCTCAAATCAAAGCATAGTTTTTATAAGTCACGATAGGTATTTTATCGATGCGCTGGCAACCAGGTGCGTTGAGGTTGAGGATGCAAGCTTAAAAAATTTCGAGGGCGGATATGCAAACTATCTAACCAAAAAAGAGGAAATTTTAGCAAGCCTTGCAAAGTCGCATGAGACGCTGCTAAAACAGCTAAAGGCTGAAGAGGAGTGGCTAAGAAGAGGCGTAAAAGCTAGGCTAAAGCGAAACGAGGGCAGAAAAGAGCGGGTACTTGCTATGCGAGAAGAAGCCAAGAAAAATCCAGGCGTGATAAGGCGAGTGAGGCTAGAGCTTGAGCGTGCTAGTAAAAATTTCAACCAAACGCAGAGCCAAAACCGCAAAAAAATGCTATTTGAGTTTAAAAATTTAAGCAAAAGTATAGACGGCAAGGTGCTTTTTGAAAAATTTGACGCAAGAGTCTTGCAGGGCGAGAGGATCGCCATAGTCGGACGAAATGGCAGTGGCAAAAGCACGCTACTTAAAATTTTACTAGGACTTGAAAAGCCAAGTAGCGGCGAGATAAAAAGAGGAGAGGTGAGTATCGGCTACTTTGATCAGGCTAGAAATGTCCTTGATGATGAGAAGAGCCTAATTGAAACCTTTTGCCCAAATGGCGGCGATCATGTGCTAGTTCGTGGGCGAAATATGCACGTTTATGGATATCTTAAAAATTTCCTCTTCCCGAAGGAATTTTTAGATAAAAAGATAGGCGTTTTAAGTGGTGGCGAGAAAAACCGCGTCGCTTTGGCGCTTCTTTTTACCAAAACTTACGATGTGCTGGTGCTTGATGAGCCGACAAATGACCTTGATATCGCAACTATCAACATCTTAGAAGACTATCTGCAAAGCTTTGAGGGGGCTATTTTGTTAGTTAGCCACGATAGATATTTTGTCGATAAGATGGCAAATAAGCTTTGGGCGTTTGAGGGCACAAAGATAAATGTCTTACATGAAGAGTATAGCGTCTATTTGGAGCTTGAAGATGAGATGAAAGAGCTTGATAAATTTGAAAAAGAGCTCGCAAATAGCCAAAATGAAGCGAAGCAAAAGAACAAAACAGGCGCAAAGCTAAGCTATAAACAGACACAAATTTTAAACACATATCCAGACAAAATTTCAGCCCTTGAAGCGAGAGTAGCCGAGCTAAACGAGGGGTTAAGCGATCCTAAAATTTATCAAGAAGTGGGCCTAACTAAGCTTTATGAAGAGCTTGAAAAGGCAAAAGCTGAGCTTGAAAGCCTAGAAAATGAGTATTTTGAAGTGCTAGAGATTGCCGAGGAGCTAGAGTAG